cagttttttaataattcccaattattaaaaagaatTGGACATTTTCTTCTTTGATTTCACTCAAAATAtcatctatattaaatatgataccAAGAATCAAGCATTCTCTATGCCCTAAAAAGTGTCATcgaacaacaacaaaaaacactTCGCTCCACTCTGAACCTAAAATACCAATTTTATCCATCACTTCTTCGAAaacttttgacaaaatatattaatcaacaTAGTgcgtattatgtaatattatatatttatatacatttattcaaattttaattttattagtttagtaTCTATTTCTTTGTAAAACAGTTTCTGCTATtgaattactttaaatatttttacttttaaattttaaaataatattaccataagaaattcttttttttatgtagtgaaactaatattggaataatagttagttaaaatgtattattttaagttaagtcCACtagaatataaaacattaattcatctattttaacattaaaaaactccaaaattaaattttgtattgaaaacttgcgtttgaaaataaaataaaatatagggaTATGCCTATTGTAATTATGACAAAATGCCTAGGtagtataatttagtttttgacATTTcggaaaaccaaaaataatagacattttGTTTGGTGTGGAGGGGTGGTTATTGCCTGatttacattgtaataatattgttctattttatttagatgACTACCTACGCAAATTATTGATACTTATTAATCAAATATCTAAACCTTCTTATTTACTTGTGTTGTAGTTGAGTCTTGTATACACATTTAGTgcaagtattaattatttagtcaaaacagattaattaaatttaaagattgCCATTAAAAACAGttgctcattaaaaaaaatattcctgtTACGTCGctcaacataatttaattaagaatTACTGTATACTTAGgtttatataggtttatataatatatattatatacgtacataaaGGTACCCATTTATGTCgagtaatgttttttaaaaattaattttattttcacttcatgtcaggtatttatatatacttgtatataaaaACGATTTACAAAAGAATTATTCTTTGGAGGACCCCTAACTTGGTATAATGATAACTTctaaatgtatatcataattcCTAACTCGTTGCTTCCGGTTATTAATATAGCTTTGATTCGTATAACATGTCTACAAGTATAATACTAAAGACGTAAGAAAATCAcaacaaattgtttaaaaacatctgaagttgctttataaatattgtataagtacaaTACAATTCATCACCCATCTAAGagtttaatacctactaatttcaattgtttatttttacaatgattaactttacttttaattgttttgttgataatataataatataatatgtcaataaccGGAACAATTGTACACATTAAATTAATGCAAATATAAGTTTACGTACGTCATAACTGTCATAACAATGAATGTACGACATTATATGACCTATTATACCGAGTTTATTTCGTTACAAAATATcgatttatctatataattttaaatgtggtTTCTACTTAAAATAAGAAGGGATTTATTCTTTAACGTATTCTAACGACATTAAGCTTACTGTCAACATGATCTTCTTCAACGAGTTACACCATTATTATTGTCGTACAATATgctatgtctatataataatacgaattatTTCCAATTAGGTGTACCTATGTAGGATTACTAACAACGTTTaaagtgaatataatttatcagaAATTCGAAGTTTGAAATCAGAGTTGAAGTTAAAGCATTTTTGGCGAATAAGAGATATGAGTGAGGTGACGGTTAGGTTAGCGTGACGggatcattaaaaaatatataaactcacTTTTTCATTGTGCTTGAGGTATGTGGGTAAGTTGATGACCGACCGGAAACAAGTGTTGTCGTCGGGTAGCCTACGCACACCGTCGGTCATTGGACTGCGGACGGTGGTGGTGACACCGGTCAGCTTGTACTCGGCGCACTGAGCTTCTTTCACCATGCGCCTGTATTGCTCGACTCCTGGATACTGCATGAGTGCGTCTACATCCGGTTCGGACGCGATCAGATCGATTCCCTTAGTCCGTCCAGTGGATGCAGTGACTGTTTCGTTCTCGACACCTACCACCGGGCAGTGATCGACGATGGACTCTTCTGTGTCAGTCCACGGTTTGGTGGTAACGGCCCCGGAGTGCCCACCGGTGACCGCAGGTTTCTTCTGTTCAGCGATCAGCCAGTCCGGGTCTCGCATCAAAGCACCACACACGCAAAAGTTGAAAAACGTGCCAGCTAACAGAAGTACGGTGCCCCGCCAGCCGTACTCCTCGATCGAGTATTGAGTCATCGGTGCATATAATAACGTGCCGATCCCGGTGCCACACGCGCCCAGCCCGGTGGCTAAGGTGCGTTTTTTGTCAAACCAGTATGCGATACTGACGACGGCTGTCACGTAGCATAGGCACAGGCCTAACCCAGAAAGGAATCCGAAAGTGAAGAACACCATCTCGATTGAATCGGCGAACGACGATATGATGAATCCCAGGCCTGAAATTACACCTCCCAGGATGGTCATCTTCCGACACCCAAACTTGTCAACCAGTGCGCTTCCCACCGGGCCCAGGATCAGCGGCACGGCCATGAACAGGCTACCAATCCACGCCGTCTTGGACTTGCTCTCTTGGAACTCCTTGAGGAACTCGATGTACAGTAAGCCGAACGAGAAGCTGATACCATCCGAGATGAGGCAGATCATCAGTGAAGCAAATACCACCATCCAGCCCCAGCCACCGTCTGGTATTTTAGGCTTACGAGTAATAGTTGCTGTCGACGCACCGTCATCGTCATCGTCCGCTTCATTGTCGTCCACCGCATCCAACCCCCCGTAACGGACACCCCCATATGGCACAGACTCCACCTGAACCGATACTCGCTTTACAGTGCACGGCTGGTCACTAGCAGTTACCCGTTCCCGGCACAGCTTTTTGAGAAATTCGTCCAGATAATCGTCATACTCTTCGCCACTCCCGGGAGAGCCACAgtcatcgtcatcgtcgtcgtttcCGGTCGTAGTCGTCGCCGCCGCCTCCGTCTCCGTCTTCGCCACCGCCGCCGGGTCGCGTCCATCGTCGTCCGCTTCCATAAATCCACAAGAGACGATTGGATCGCAATTCGACTAGTGCGAGTGGTGGTCGTGGTCGTGGTCGTAGTCGTAGTTCTACGATTCCGGCTACAACCGTGGTTCCAGAAATAATCTGTTGCGTTCCATCgtggtaaaatactaaaatagcgCAATCCGATTACTCAGTGAGGACAGTGGTGGCTGTCAGTAGTCGTGGCGTTATCACTTCAACGTCGGATACTCGCAACCAATTCCTACCCGTCGGCCAATTGCATGACGTCACGGTATATGTCCACTCAGTAGAACGTGTTGAGGTTGTCGTTCCAACGTGGTTCATCAATGACCGGCTTTTTACCGAAAATTAGACAAACTAGAAGTctgcttattgtttattagcTGGCGATCGTACTCTACAGACTCCAACAACgcattctgaaaaataaaaacaaaaatgtatcaattatttTCACGTGTTTAAGCATTCAATACATATGTACGGGTTGAAACATACTTAAATTTAGTATGGTCGCATAGAACATATTAGTTTTCAATATACCGAGGGATTTTAGTTACATACAAATGTTAAATGATATTACAATAACCCACAGGGGGGGGGGaggttattataactataacgaTGTGTATGggttcgtggtataaatagcttacaattattgatataaatatttagaaattgtCATCGTGTGCTTtaacttaaaagtaataataatatgcatatacataatttcaaaaagttcattcggataatattttttgaataaaaacaaaataactaaggcTGTTGAAATAGAGAATattgtttttcgtttaaaaatcaaatttgaacttcaaatttctataaaaaaattgtctatttatttttaaatttgttgatatTTCTAAACCGCCGTTACAACAACTTATTAGGGACCTAGTTTGTAGTTTTGAAGCTTTTTACTCTAcgacaaaatgttttgaaattcatatcatgtttatttttttatctatattgaattacaataaaaaaacaatcgattttgtttaaaactggTTTTGCTTATGAACTcccagttattttatttattttgtttttatcaattattttataaagtagtGGGAAATGTGAATGTGAATTACTTTTTACCCCTCGAGaatatcaacaaaatttaattcTCTATCAAAAACCACCCACAAAGTTGAAAATgcttagatatatttattatttatatttgtagtaTTACCGaaggtaaattatatttgtatttttttttaaaaaaagttgaaataaataataatagaattatcataacacaatattttaccaCGTACGttaatgaattcaaatatttgcaTGGTACCTAATTTAGCTAATTTTATGAAActctacctacttaattatttaaacgagACAACTAGTATGAATATTTTTGGGATGCacctagtacctattgtatgtCTGATTTTCCAGTACTCAGAATCAAAATAGACCTATAACCTATAAATCATTGGAAAAATGACattatgacattttataattacgaGTGTTGTGTGACAGTATTCACAGTAAATTTATCACGActgttacatatttatatttattatataatatacaattataatatgttcagcCATCGCATCCGTTGCAACGCATGTTTTCGGCTTGTAGGTAGACTATAACCGGTTAACCTTACCAGCAGATTTTAGGTACACCAAAATTatgaacgaaaataataataataattttttattttatcatacaatttataaacatcgGTTTGTgtaagattaaataaaaacaaataacgaaTTTGCACGTTTGtcagaaaaatatatatgccGAAGGTcaccttttatttattttttattttcaaaatattgcacACCAtaggtttatttatatttatataaatacgtcataatattaagcatgcatgtaatattataatatgtgtattattttaaataatcgttACCCAACAACACaacagtatatttatttttaaatgtctatttaATGTCCAATGTCCAACCCTAGTGATTTTaatgatcatattatcattatatataactGGTATGGTGAATAAGTGGCGCTTATAGAACAAcaaatattgatgaatttccGACTATATTAAAGTCATCCGATATACTAGGTTATCtcaatatgtataatttgtatcataataatacatgtaattATAAACAGGTGATATTtagatagttaaataaaattgtaggtacctaaatgattAACTATGGTAAGTtgttatttagataattattatttgatataattatttgaaatagcacattaaaatagattaatatcgttgataaacaatttgttttcagttatttgattttaaataatacaaacatttttaacgaGCAATAGCAAGTACTGTAAGTGTGATATCTATAATCAATAACTAGGTATATGACCttaaattatggtataataacatataatttatattatacgtaatatataacatttacatGTTGGATACCTACTAACAACTACGGTAACTGTTGACATTGTataggttttaattattatacatctacATAAAAACGGTtaaggtacttactacttacagTAACTTTGCGaggttttcaattataaaaaaaattaaaaaaaattcatacaatCCACAATAATGTGGATGAGTATAACTATTAACCATTACGTACCTAGTCCCATTACACTTGGTTAgcaaaaacattaatacctaATCGAAAGCAATAAAGAACGTATTAATCacattaataaatgataacaattCTACATCACACAGGAATACAGGATGAGCTACTGTGTTCCATTCCTCCTTCCTGTAAGGATAACTCATCTAAACGCGTTGACCAGCTACTCTTTAgaagttaaaaattactttagCGTCACTatataatgttgtttattaCCGAAACCTTCCAGATTCACCCTCTGAAATTCCGAACATCCTCAATAAATTTCCACTACTATCAAATTCATAAACGCTGCCCAACTGCaagaccaaatttaaaattaatatatctctTGTTATAAAGCCTATAGActcatttaaagtttatattgcACTAAAATTGAAACAACATTGTTCGTCTAATAATCCATATGCCACCgagagtttaataataaatagtgataacaattatttaatccAAACAATGATGTCTTTAAGTAGGAAcctataataattctatttttaaggggattcgataccgggattttctgtttttgtctaacacacgcatgGCATAGATTTTTAGACGgtgtttttttccaaacataccaattgatctaatgaagcgataagaattctgagaac
This portion of the Acyrthosiphon pisum isolate AL4f chromosome A1, pea_aphid_22Mar2018_4r6ur, whole genome shotgun sequence genome encodes:
- the LOC100163886 gene encoding monocarboxylate transporter 14 isoform X2; the encoded protein is MEADDDGRDPAAVAKTETEAAATTTTGNDDDDDDCGSPGSGEEYDDYLDEFLKKLCRERVTASDQPCTVKRVSVQVESVPYGGVRYGGLDAVDDNEADDDDDGASTATITRKPKIPDGGWGWMVVFASLMICLISDGISFSFGLLYIEFLKEFQESKSKTAWIGSLFMAVPLILGPVGSALVDKFGCRKMTILGGVISGLGFIISSFADSIEMVFFTFGFLSGLGLCLCYVTAVVSIAYWFDKKRTLATGLGACGTGIGTLLYAPMTQYSIEEYGWRGTVLLLAGTFFNFCVCGALMRDPDWLIAEQKKPAVTGGHSGAVTTKPWTDTEESIVDHCPVVGVENETVTASTGRTKGIDLIASEPDVDALMQYPGVEQYRRMVKEAQCAEYKLTGVTTTVRSPMTDGVRRLPDDNTCFRSVINLPTYLKHNEKVPFEVLESLSSNKTLFNLILENYPNLLLCRSSSVSQVNNASVGKDLSDTRTVYNKDNALRSDSPPLVMKMKLKQSKKSNSMGSGVISPLESQAISPPQTYTADNSPERHPKAHHSMLKRQFSTTQSSYLKSLPYHRSSVMYKGAILNIQKNSMKASSCPDIYNNNSTLTVTSEPDSEWYTEVKELFSGILDFSMFLELHFLFLSLSTILLFTWFIVPYFYLTDFVMAQGLSETDASTIISTIGATNTVGMILLGWAGDYPWMNVTKVYAICLVGCGICCAIMPLFISSFWSLIVIGAAFGLFFASNFSFTPAILVELIPLDRFTTAYGLMLLCQGIGNLLGPPLAGWVSDLTGFWDLSFYLAGFWIVLSGVFIGLIPFTKNRLLWGAGQLEIERDSVRS